The genomic window TGGAGTTTCTGCTGGATGAGGCCGACAATTACTACTTCCTCGAAGTGAATACGCGCATCCAGGTCGAGCACACCATCACCGAAATGATCACCGGGATCGACATCGTGCGCAAGCAGATCCGGATTGCCGCCGGCGAGCCGATTTCCATCACTCAGAAGGACGTCACTTTTCGCGGGGTCGCCATCGAGCTTCGGATCAATGCGGAAGACCCGAAGAACAACTTCATGGCAAGCCCCGGCGTGATTCAGATCTACCAGTCGCCGGGAGGCCACGGGACACGCCTGGACGGTGCGGTTTACCAGGGCTACGAGATTCCCCGGTACTACGATTCGATGCTGGTCAAGCTCACCGTCTACGGATTCACGTGGCGGGAGGCGGTGGACCGCCTGGACCGGACCCTGAAAAGTTTTGCCATCGCCGGCGTGAAGACCACGATCCCCTACTACAAGCAGATTGTGAAAGACCCGGATTTCATCGAGCAGCGGTTCGACACGTCCTATATCGAGACGCACCCTCATCTTCTGGACTACCAGGACGAGGTTCCCGAGTTGGAGAAGCTGGCAAGCCTCGTTGCTGAGATCAATGCCCGCGGGTATAATCCTTATGCCTAGGGCTGAGACCGTTCCCGGCCGCCCCACGGTGCACGGATTCGGGCCGCATCGAGGCGGCGGTCCGGCTGAGGACGTGAAGAACGGCGGCCACCCGCGGATATCGGCCGAACCCTGAAGGAGAACGATTCAATGGCTGAGAACGGACGACCCATCATTCCCGGAATGTCGAGCCGGGAAATCCTGGAATGCCTCCGGAAGACGCCCGGATATTTCATGACGAATAACGAAAGGGACGTTTCCCAGTCGGATTTCAAGGCGCGCATCATGCCGGCCACGACGCTCCGGGTGGCGCCGTATCGTGATGAGACGGGCTACTTCGCTTTCGAGATCACCGGGGGGGCCACGGTGCACGTGGACCTGATGCGCAAGCAGATCAATCCCGTCGAGAAGCTTCGACTGGTCCGAAAGGCCATGCCCAACACGCTCCTGCAGGCGGTGTGCAGGGGGAGAAACCTGTTCGGCTACCGGCCTTATCCGGACAATGTCGTGCGCATGACCGTGAGGCTGTTCTCCGAGTATATCGACGTCTGGCGCCTCTACGACTTCCTCAATCATATTCCGAACCTGATGGTGGCGGCCGAAGAGGTGAAAAAGGCGGGCAAGCTTCTCATGCCCTGCATCTGCTTCAGCACCGGGCCGGAACACACCGATGCGTTCTATGCGGGGAAGGTCGCCGAAATCCTTTCCGCGATGGGTGAGGACATCATTTTGTGCATCAAGAATCACTCCTCGCTGGGATCCGCGTTGCGAATCGGCGAACTGGTCAAAGCGATCCGCAGGGAATTCCCGAACCTGCTTCTGGCCTACCATGGCCACAATACCGACGGCAACGATCTTGCCCGAATGGTCGCGGCGGTTCAGGAAGGGGTGAAAATCGTCGAGGTCTCCGACCACGGATTCGGGGGGATTTACAGTCAGGCTCCGGCATTGAGCTTCATTCAGACCTTGCACGACTATGGCTGTTCGGCGCCGGGTTTGAACATTCAGCCGCTCCTGGAAACATCCGATATTTTGCGGCGCGAACGCCGTCTTTACGACAAGTACGAAGGCCATTATCACGGGTTCGATCCGACGGTGAAGCAGCACAAGCTGCCCGGCGGGGCGGCGAGTATCGCGTTCGAGCAGGCGGAAAAGGCGGGCCTCATGGACCGCACTCAGGAGATCTTCAGCGAGCTCAGCGAAGTCAATCGCGAGTTGGGCAACATATGGATGGTGACACCCGGCAGCCAGATCCTCTGGGCAACCGCCATGAACAATATCCTGCACGGCCGTTACGAAAAGCCTTCCGACGATTTGAAAAGACTGCTCCTGGGCCGGTATGGGCCGTTTCCATTTTACGATCCGCATGAATGGATCTATCAGAAGGTGCTGGAATCCGGGCGAACGGACGGCAAGAGATGGGATGAGATTCTTTCGACGGAGGCGGGCGTCCAGCATCTTGCGGATGAAGACCTGGAA from Syntrophobacter fumaroxidans MPOB includes these protein-coding regions:
- a CDS encoding pyruvate carboxylase: MAENGRPIIPGMSSREILECLRKTPGYFMTNNERDVSQSDFKARIMPATTLRVAPYRDETGYFAFEITGGATVHVDLMRKQINPVEKLRLVRKAMPNTLLQAVCRGRNLFGYRPYPDNVVRMTVRLFSEYIDVWRLYDFLNHIPNLMVAAEEVKKAGKLLMPCICFSTGPEHTDAFYAGKVAEILSAMGEDIILCIKNHSSLGSALRIGELVKAIRREFPNLLLAYHGHNTDGNDLARMVAAVQEGVKIVEVSDHGFGGIYSQAPALSFIQTLHDYGCSAPGLNIQPLLETSDILRRERRLYDKYEGHYHGFDPTVKQHKLPGGAASIAFEQAEKAGLMDRTQEIFSELSEVNRELGNIWMVTPGSQILWATAMNNILHGRYEKPSDDLKRLLLGRYGPFPFYDPHEWIYQKVLESGRTDGKRWDEILSTEAGVQHLADEDLEERRRQLALKLKRPVTEEELCLALQFPRDAVEYFLFEERFGKTWMLPPEVWFNRGGFADGTRITFADYDGKTHHIDIVSTRKSAGMVHTALLLDYHFQTYTTAVSSKEPAV